The Streptomyces sp. Mut1 genome window below encodes:
- a CDS encoding Ppx/GppA phosphatase family protein yields MTRVAAIDCGTNSIRLLVADADPATGELVEFARRMEIVRLGQGVDRTGRLAPEALERTFAACRRYAAVIEEHGAEKVRFVATSASRDAENRDDFVRGVLDILGVEPEVITGDQEAAFSFDGATKELTGRDDLAKPYLVVDIGGGSTEFVVGDDRVRAARSVDIGCVRMTERHLVRDGVVADPPPAEGAEAIRADVAAALDLAGESVPITSAATLVGLAGTVTTVAAIALDLKEYDSEAIHHSRVSLEQVREITARLLASTHAERAAIGAMHPGRVDVIASGALILQAVMERTGAREVVVSEHDILDGIAWSLA; encoded by the coding sequence ATGACGCGTGTGGCCGCCATCGACTGCGGTACGAACTCGATCCGTCTGCTGGTCGCGGACGCCGACCCGGCCACGGGGGAGCTCGTCGAGTTCGCCCGGCGGATGGAGATCGTGCGGCTGGGGCAGGGCGTCGACCGGACGGGGCGGCTCGCCCCCGAGGCGCTGGAGCGTACGTTCGCGGCCTGCCGTCGGTACGCGGCGGTGATCGAGGAGCACGGCGCCGAGAAGGTCCGCTTCGTCGCCACCTCCGCCTCCCGGGACGCGGAGAACCGGGACGACTTCGTGCGCGGGGTGCTGGACATCCTGGGCGTGGAGCCCGAGGTGATCACCGGTGACCAGGAGGCGGCGTTCTCGTTCGACGGGGCGACCAAGGAGCTGACGGGCCGCGACGACCTGGCGAAGCCGTACCTGGTGGTGGACATCGGCGGCGGGTCCACCGAGTTCGTCGTGGGCGACGACCGGGTGCGGGCCGCCCGGTCCGTGGACATCGGCTGTGTCCGGATGACCGAGCGCCACCTCGTGCGGGACGGCGTCGTCGCCGACCCGCCCCCGGCCGAGGGCGCCGAGGCGATCCGCGCGGACGTCGCGGCGGCCCTGGACCTGGCCGGGGAGAGCGTCCCGATCACCTCGGCGGCCACGCTCGTCGGCCTCGCCGGGACGGTCACCACGGTGGCCGCCATCGCGCTGGACCTCAAGGAGTACGACTCCGAGGCGATCCACCACTCCCGGGTCTCCCTGGAGCAGGTCCGGGAGATCACCGCGCGGCTGCTGGCCTCGACCCACGCGGAGCGCGCCGCGATCGGCGCGATGCATCCGGGCCGGGTCGATGTGATCGCGTCCGGGGCGCTGATCCTCCAGGCCGTGATGGAGCGGACCGGGGCGCGCGAGGTCGTCGTCAGCGAGCACGACATCCTCGACGGAATCGCCTGGTCGCTGGCCTGA
- a CDS encoding DUF501 domain-containing protein → METPPPQTEPTVPTEADIAAFQQQLGRPPRGLRAIAHRCPCGNPDVVETQPRLEDGTPFPTTYYLTCPRAASAIGTLEANGVMKEMTERLGQDPELAAAYRAAHEDYLARRDAIEVLEGFPSAGGMPDRVKCLHVLVGHSLAAGPGVNPLGDEAIAMLPEWWRKGPCVAPCGEQGTDEG, encoded by the coding sequence ATGGAAACGCCCCCTCCCCAGACCGAGCCCACCGTCCCCACCGAGGCGGACATCGCCGCCTTCCAGCAGCAGCTGGGGCGCCCGCCGCGCGGGCTGCGGGCCATCGCGCACCGCTGTCCCTGCGGTAATCCGGACGTGGTCGAGACGCAGCCCCGGCTGGAGGACGGTACGCCGTTCCCGACGACGTACTACCTGACGTGCCCGCGCGCGGCGTCCGCGATCGGCACGCTGGAGGCGAACGGGGTCATGAAGGAGATGACCGAGCGCCTCGGTCAGGACCCCGAGCTGGCGGCGGCCTACCGGGCCGCGCACGAGGACTACCTCGCGCGGCGCGACGCCATCGAGGTGCTGGAGGGCTTCCCGAGCGCGGGCGGCATGCCGGACCGGGTGAAGTGCCTGCACGTGCTCGTCGGGCACTCGCTGGCCGCGGGTCCGGGTGTGAACCCGCTGGGGGACGAGGCGATCGCGATGCTTCCGGAGTGGTGGCGCAAGGGGCCGTGCGTGGCGCCGTGCGGCGAGCAGGGCACGGACGAGGGCTGA
- a CDS encoding FtsB family cell division protein, with product MAAKDRDRFSTATRLRLLGEQTAARVYRSQNRRQARRSRLTGRAAFLALIVCSLIVALAYPMRQYVSQRDEISDQRRLAREAETRTEELRDEKARLQDDAYIKRLAREHLHYLLPGETGYTVVDPDAVKERNGQPDESGGPWHSNLWDGVDSADRG from the coding sequence ATGGCCGCGAAGGACCGGGACCGGTTCTCCACCGCGACCCGGCTGCGGCTGCTCGGGGAGCAGACCGCCGCCCGCGTCTACCGGTCGCAGAACCGCCGGCAGGCCCGCCGCTCCCGGCTCACCGGCCGGGCCGCCTTCCTGGCCCTGATCGTCTGCTCGCTGATCGTCGCCCTCGCGTATCCGATGCGCCAGTACGTGTCGCAGCGCGACGAGATCTCCGACCAGCGGCGGCTGGCGCGGGAGGCCGAGACACGTACCGAGGAGCTGCGCGACGAGAAGGCGCGGCTCCAGGACGACGCGTACATCAAGCGGCTGGCCCGTGAGCACCTGCACTACCTTCTTCCCGGGGAGACCGGCTACACAGTGGTCGACCCCGACGCGGTCAAGGAGCGCAACGGGCAGCCGGACGAGTCCGGCGGGCCGTGGCACTCCAACCTCTGGGACGGCGTCGACAGCGCCGACCGCGGCTGA
- the eno gene encoding phosphopyruvate hydratase, with protein sequence MPSIDVVVAREILDSRGNPTVEVEVGLDDGSTGRAAVPSGASTGAFEAIELRDGDPNRYQGKGVEKAVLAVIEQIGPELVGYDATEQRLIDQAMFDLDATENKGSLGANAILGVSLAVAHAASEASDLPLFRYLGGPNAHLLPVPMMNILNGGSHADSNVDIQEFMIAPIGAESFSEALRWGAEVYHTLKKVLKTKGLSTGLGDEGGFAPNLESNRAALDLIVEAIKEAGYTPGKDIGLALDVAASEFYKDGKYEFEGKSRSAAEMTEYYEELVSAYPLVSIEDPLYEDDWAGWKVITDKLGAKVQIVGDDLFVTNPERLARGIEEGSANALLVKVNQIGSLTETLDAVELAQRNGFKCMMSHRSGETEDVTIADLAVAVNCGQIKTGAPARSDRVAKYNQLLRIEEILDDAAVYAGRSAFPRFKG encoded by the coding sequence GTGCCGTCCATCGACGTCGTCGTAGCCCGGGAAATCCTCGACTCCCGGGGCAACCCCACGGTCGAGGTCGAGGTTGGCCTCGACGACGGCAGCACGGGTCGTGCTGCTGTTCCGTCCGGCGCCTCCACCGGTGCGTTCGAGGCCATTGAGCTTCGCGACGGCGACCCCAACCGCTACCAGGGCAAGGGCGTCGAGAAGGCCGTCCTCGCCGTGATCGAGCAGATCGGCCCGGAGCTCGTCGGCTACGACGCCACCGAGCAGCGCCTCATCGACCAGGCGATGTTCGACCTGGACGCCACGGAGAACAAGGGCTCGCTCGGCGCCAACGCCATCCTCGGTGTCTCCCTCGCCGTCGCGCACGCCGCCTCCGAGGCCTCCGACCTGCCGCTGTTCCGCTACCTCGGTGGCCCGAACGCGCACCTGCTGCCCGTTCCGATGATGAACATCCTCAACGGTGGGTCGCACGCCGACTCCAACGTGGACATCCAGGAGTTCATGATCGCGCCGATCGGCGCCGAGTCCTTCTCCGAGGCCCTGCGCTGGGGCGCCGAGGTCTACCACACGCTGAAGAAGGTCCTGAAGACCAAGGGCCTGTCCACCGGCCTCGGCGACGAGGGCGGCTTCGCGCCGAACCTGGAGTCCAACCGCGCCGCCCTCGACCTCATCGTCGAGGCCATCAAGGAGGCCGGTTACACCCCGGGCAAGGACATCGGGCTCGCGCTCGACGTGGCCGCCTCGGAGTTCTACAAGGACGGCAAGTACGAGTTCGAGGGCAAGTCCCGCTCGGCCGCCGAGATGACCGAGTACTACGAGGAGCTCGTCTCCGCGTACCCGCTGGTCTCCATCGAGGACCCGCTGTACGAGGACGACTGGGCCGGCTGGAAGGTCATCACCGACAAGCTCGGCGCCAAGGTGCAGATCGTCGGCGACGACCTCTTCGTCACCAACCCGGAGCGCCTGGCCCGCGGCATCGAGGAGGGCTCCGCCAACGCCCTGCTCGTCAAGGTCAACCAGATCGGTTCGCTGACCGAGACCCTGGACGCCGTCGAGCTGGCCCAGCGCAACGGCTTCAAGTGCATGATGTCCCACCGCTCCGGCGAGACCGAGGACGTCACCATCGCCGACCTCGCGGTCGCCGTGAACTGCGGCCAGATCAAGACCGGCGCCCCGGCCCGTTCGGACCGCGTCGCCAAGTACAACCAGCTGCTGCGCATCGAGGAGATCCTCGACGACGCCGCGGTGTACGCGGGCCGCTCGGCGTTCCCGCGCTTCAAGGGCTGA
- a CDS encoding transglycosylase family protein, whose protein sequence is MLLNSKGNKHRRPSKLVRIASLVGVTGAAVAVPLMGATGASAASVATWDAVAQCESGGNWSINTGNGYYGGLQFSQSSWAAAGGTQYAPRADLATKAQQIATAEKLLAIQGPGAWSCAGAGNLSNDGVDPGVDTGSGAAKTETAPKQESAPVQKSEPKKTERTEAPATNRSDRSDTPKKAERKTVTTPAGGKVEKGDGEYKVVAGDSLSEIAADHGVEGGWEKLFELNKDIVEDADLIYPGQQLHLTK, encoded by the coding sequence ATGCTGCTCAACAGCAAGGGCAACAAGCACCGTCGCCCGTCCAAGCTCGTCCGGATCGCCTCGCTCGTCGGTGTCACCGGTGCCGCCGTCGCCGTGCCGCTGATGGGCGCGACCGGCGCCTCCGCCGCCTCCGTCGCCACGTGGGACGCCGTCGCCCAGTGCGAGTCCGGTGGCAACTGGTCCATCAACACCGGCAACGGCTACTACGGCGGCCTGCAGTTCTCCCAGTCCAGCTGGGCCGCCGCCGGCGGTACCCAGTACGCGCCCCGCGCCGACCTGGCCACCAAGGCCCAGCAGATCGCCACCGCCGAGAAGCTCCTCGCCATCCAGGGTCCGGGCGCCTGGTCCTGCGCCGGTGCCGGCAACCTGAGCAACGACGGCGTCGACCCGGGCGTCGACACCGGCTCCGGTGCCGCCAAGACCGAGACCGCTCCGAAGCAGGAGTCCGCGCCGGTCCAGAAGTCCGAGCCGAAGAAGACCGAGCGCACCGAGGCGCCCGCCACCAACCGCTCGGACCGCTCGGACACGCCGAAGAAGGCCGAGCGGAAGACCGTCACCACCCCGGCCGGCGGGAAGGTCGAGAAGGGCGACGGCGAGTACAAGGTCGTCGCCGGCGACTCCCTGAGCGAGATCGCCGCCGACCACGGGGTCGAGGGCGGCTGGGAGAAGCTGTTCGAGCTGAACAAGGACATCGTCGAGGACGCCGACCTGATCTACCCGGGTCAGCAGCTCCACCTGACGAAGTAG
- a CDS encoding transglycosylase family protein — protein MGSANGRHRRPRQAPAIVVAAGVTGSAIAIPLLGAAGAHAAEASTWDRVAECESGGMWSADLGNGSYGGLQFSPELWKAYGGESYAERADLASRSQQIAVAEKVLAAKGPQAWPSCAVVSGLTKDSGPADTGPGATPSDSPSRSADAGLDAGLGADPADDASSGASRTPSASASGDATGGATGDAADKSAGKKDGKADGGQDGKGGAGASTSPSADPSGAPSADPSASADPSTAPSTDPSGSSDGARETGGKHRGTPAPDDTAEADSGRDTGRHASRGDGEARDTGAREADGTYTVRPGDNLWAIAEAQELPGGWTGLYEANKDEVGSDPDLILPGQNLDLGLDAQ, from the coding sequence ATGGGCTCCGCGAACGGCAGACACCGTCGCCCTCGTCAGGCACCCGCCATCGTCGTCGCCGCAGGCGTGACCGGCTCGGCCATCGCCATCCCGCTGCTCGGCGCGGCGGGCGCGCACGCGGCGGAGGCGTCGACCTGGGACCGGGTGGCCGAGTGCGAGAGCGGCGGCATGTGGAGTGCCGACCTCGGCAACGGCTCCTACGGCGGGTTGCAGTTCTCGCCGGAGCTCTGGAAGGCGTACGGCGGTGAGTCCTACGCCGAGCGCGCGGACCTCGCCAGCCGGTCGCAGCAGATCGCCGTGGCCGAGAAGGTCCTGGCCGCCAAGGGGCCGCAGGCGTGGCCCAGCTGTGCGGTCGTCTCCGGGCTCACGAAGGACTCGGGCCCGGCTGACACCGGCCCGGGGGCCACGCCCTCCGACAGCCCCTCCCGGAGCGCGGACGCGGGGCTGGACGCCGGTCTGGGCGCCGACCCGGCCGACGACGCGTCCTCGGGGGCGTCCCGCACGCCCTCGGCCTCGGCCTCGGGTGACGCGACCGGCGGGGCCACGGGTGACGCCGCGGACAAGAGCGCGGGCAAGAAGGACGGCAAGGCGGATGGCGGGCAGGACGGCAAGGGGGGCGCCGGGGCGTCCACCTCCCCGTCGGCCGACCCGTCCGGCGCGCCGTCCGCCGACCCCTCCGCCTCCGCCGACCCGTCCACCGCCCCCTCCACCGACCCGTCCGGCTCCTCGGACGGTGCGAGGGAGACGGGCGGCAAGCACCGGGGCACCCCGGCGCCCGACGACACGGCCGAGGCGGACAGCGGCCGCGACACGGGCCGGCACGCCTCGCGGGGTGACGGTGAGGCACGCGACACCGGAGCGCGGGAAGCTGACGGCACGTACACCGTCCGGCCCGGCGACAACCTGTGGGCGATCGCCGAGGCGCAGGAGCTGCCCGGCGGCTGGACCGGGCTGTACGAGGCGAACAAGGACGAGGTCGGCTCCGACCCGGACCTCATCCTGCCCGGCCAGAACCTTGACCTGGGGCTTGACGCCCAGTGA
- a CDS encoding recombinase family protein has translation MVAKYARVSTAEQLDGFGLEDQNRISDGWLARHPEATVYDEYVDEAASGALESRPEMDRLVLDARLRRFNRILVPAVDRIGRTARAAYQWAWDMADLGAHFLSVSEDIDTSTESGWSRFMRHVTLSEMEWRRIRSTSAPGGASKRAPTAARAWPGTATPAESRTSTRRRSRVPSGPNWQSS, from the coding sequence GTGGTGGCGAAGTACGCACGAGTTTCCACCGCCGAGCAACTCGACGGCTTCGGCCTCGAAGACCAGAACCGGATTTCCGACGGCTGGCTCGCCCGGCACCCGGAGGCCACGGTTTACGACGAGTACGTGGACGAGGCTGCGTCCGGTGCGCTGGAGAGCCGCCCCGAGATGGACCGCCTCGTCCTCGACGCACGTCTACGGCGCTTCAACCGCATCCTTGTCCCGGCAGTGGACCGAATCGGCCGCACGGCACGTGCCGCGTATCAGTGGGCCTGGGACATGGCAGACCTGGGTGCCCACTTCCTCTCGGTCAGTGAGGACATCGACACCAGCACGGAGTCCGGGTGGTCCCGGTTCATGCGGCACGTCACTCTTTCCGAGATGGAGTGGCGACGGATCAGGTCTACATCGGCTCCGGGAGGGGCGAGCAAACGCGCGCCTACTGCTGCAAGGGCTTGGCCAGGAACGGCGACTCCTGCCGAGAGCCGTACTTCGACGCGGAGGAGATCGAGGGTGCCGTCTGGGCCGAACTGGCAGTCCTCATGA
- a CDS encoding cytochrome P450 family protein: protein MNRTPPPELFTWEFATDPYPAYAWLREHSPVHRTTLPSGVEAWLVTRYADARLALADSRLSKNPANHAKDAEGKSRTGIPGERSANLMTHLLNIDPPDHTRLRRLVSKAFTPRTIAAFGPRVQELADRLIDDFAEKGEADLIHDFAFPLPIYAICDLLGVPEEDQDDFRDWAGMMIRHGGGPRGGVARSVKKIRAYLAELIRRKRETPGDDLISGLIRASDHGEHLTGNEAAAMCFVILFAGFETTINLIGNSAHAFFRNPSQRAVFQSAVQRGDDRLLDTAVEELLRFDGPVELATWRYATEALDIGGTQIREGDPVLVVLAAADRDPARFHEPESLDLSRRDNQHLGYGHGIHYCLGAPLARLEGRTALETLFRRLPDVRLAADPDDLRWRGGLIMRGLRTLPVEFTAVGGTPG from the coding sequence GTGAACCGCACCCCACCGCCCGAACTCTTCACCTGGGAGTTCGCCACCGACCCGTACCCCGCCTACGCCTGGCTGAGGGAGCACAGCCCCGTACACCGGACGACCTTGCCCAGCGGTGTGGAGGCGTGGCTCGTCACCCGGTACGCGGACGCACGGCTGGCCCTCGCGGACAGCCGCCTCTCGAAGAATCCGGCGAACCACGCGAAGGACGCCGAGGGCAAGAGCAGGACCGGCATCCCCGGCGAGCGCAGCGCCAACCTCATGACACATCTGCTGAACATCGACCCGCCCGACCACACGAGGCTGCGCCGGCTGGTGTCCAAGGCGTTCACACCCCGGACGATCGCCGCTTTCGGTCCCCGCGTGCAGGAGTTGGCGGACCGGCTCATCGACGACTTCGCGGAGAAGGGGGAGGCCGATCTGATCCATGACTTCGCCTTTCCGCTTCCCATCTACGCCATTTGCGATCTGCTCGGCGTGCCCGAGGAGGACCAGGACGACTTTCGGGACTGGGCGGGCATGATGATCCGGCACGGCGGCGGACCGCGTGGCGGGGTCGCCCGGTCCGTGAAGAAGATCCGCGCCTACCTCGCGGAGCTGATTCGCCGAAAGCGGGAGACTCCCGGCGACGACCTGATCTCCGGACTGATCCGGGCGAGTGACCACGGCGAGCACCTCACCGGGAACGAGGCCGCAGCGATGTGCTTCGTGATCCTCTTCGCCGGTTTCGAGACGACCATCAACCTGATCGGCAACAGCGCCCACGCGTTCTTCCGGAACCCGTCGCAGCGTGCCGTGTTCCAGAGCGCGGTACAGCGAGGCGACGACCGGCTTCTGGACACCGCCGTCGAGGAGCTGCTGCGTTTCGACGGCCCGGTGGAACTGGCCACCTGGCGCTACGCCACGGAAGCGCTCGACATCGGAGGAACGCAGATCCGCGAGGGCGATCCCGTGCTCGTGGTTCTCGCGGCGGCCGACCGCGACCCGGCCCGTTTCCATGAGCCGGAATCGCTCGACCTGTCCCGTCGGGACAACCAGCATCTGGGATACGGGCACGGCATCCACTACTGCCTGGGTGCCCCTCTCGCGCGGCTCGAGGGCCGCACCGCGTTGGAGACCCTGTTCCGTCGCCTGCCCGACGTCCGGCTCGCCGCGGACCCCGACGACCTCCGGTGGCGGGGCGGTCTCATCATGCGCGGCCTCCGCACGCTACCGGTGGAGTTCACGGCGGTGGGTGGTACGCCCGGATGA
- a CDS encoding nucleoside triphosphate pyrophosphohydrolase, with translation MNAEDPGRIVLLTASHRVAPGLLSWPAWQALHAADRVLCGEPGQPQLPYLREAGITVTPGVPDAQELVDACAGGRTVVIVTGGEADQPLTDGLARLAGSGRVRMPDLELLPGSYDLPGARLLDLVQVMDRIRAECPWTSQKTHKGLAKYAIEEAYELVEAIEDGDREELREELGDVLLQVVFHARIAEEDEQEPFSLDDVAATLIEKLIHRHPHVFGDETAETPEDVHAHWLRTKAIEKQRASVTDGVPLGQPALALAAKLTSRARTAGLDVPLPEGDDPGYRLLALAAHAQETGTDPEAALRAAARAYRDAIRTAEGTG, from the coding sequence GTGAACGCTGAAGACCCCGGCCGCATCGTCCTGCTCACCGCCAGCCACCGGGTCGCCCCCGGACTGCTGTCCTGGCCCGCCTGGCAGGCACTGCACGCCGCCGACCGGGTGCTCTGCGGGGAGCCGGGCCAGCCGCAGCTGCCGTACCTGCGTGAGGCCGGCATCACCGTCACCCCCGGCGTGCCCGACGCCCAGGAGCTGGTGGACGCCTGCGCGGGCGGCCGGACCGTGGTGATCGTCACCGGCGGCGAGGCCGACCAGCCGCTCACCGACGGCCTGGCCCGGCTCGCCGGTTCGGGGCGGGTGCGGATGCCGGACCTGGAGCTGCTGCCCGGTTCGTACGACCTGCCGGGCGCCCGGCTCCTCGACCTGGTCCAAGTCATGGACCGCATCCGCGCCGAGTGCCCGTGGACCTCGCAAAAGACCCACAAGGGCCTCGCCAAGTACGCCATCGAGGAGGCGTACGAGCTGGTCGAGGCGATCGAGGACGGCGACCGCGAGGAACTGCGCGAGGAGCTGGGCGACGTACTGCTCCAGGTCGTCTTCCACGCGCGCATCGCCGAGGAGGACGAGCAGGAGCCGTTCTCCCTGGACGACGTCGCCGCCACACTGATCGAGAAGCTGATCCACCGCCACCCGCACGTCTTCGGCGACGAGACCGCCGAGACCCCGGAGGACGTCCACGCGCACTGGCTGCGCACCAAGGCGATCGAGAAGCAGCGCGCCTCGGTCACCGACGGGGTCCCCCTCGGCCAGCCCGCCCTCGCCCTCGCCGCGAAGCTCACGAGCCGCGCCCGTACCGCCGGCCTCGACGTCCCCCTCCCCGAGGGCGACGACCCCGGCTACCGCCTCCTCGCCCTCGCCGCCCACGCCCAGGAGACCGGCACCGACCCGGAGGCCGCCCTGCGCGCCGCGGCCCGCGCCTACCGGGACGCCATCAGGACGGCGGAGGGCACCGGATAA
- a CDS encoding SurA N-terminal domain-containing protein yields the protein MHRRRRTALTVSAALLAAAPLLAACGSQAHPGAAAVVGGDRITVSTVQAQVADVRQAQGSSAQAAQLTDQSGQLARAKLHGLILDRVLDRASADAGVTVTRAEIQQMRKTAVAQYQGEKGLQAAVLQERWLAPGQIDAFLREQIQLTKLAQALGADPSTPEGTKAMGEALTKASEALKVDVNPRFGKWNDQQIQLADYKAPWITQVTKPAQSAAEAGA from the coding sequence TTGCACCGCCGCCGTCGCACCGCGCTCACCGTCTCCGCCGCGCTGCTCGCCGCAGCGCCGCTTCTCGCCGCCTGCGGCAGCCAGGCCCATCCCGGCGCCGCGGCCGTCGTGGGCGGGGACCGGATCACGGTGTCCACCGTGCAGGCCCAGGTGGCGGACGTCCGCCAGGCGCAGGGCTCCTCCGCGCAGGCCGCCCAGCTCACCGACCAGTCGGGCCAGCTCGCCCGCGCCAAGCTGCACGGGCTGATCCTGGACCGCGTCCTGGACCGGGCGTCGGCGGACGCGGGCGTGACGGTGACCCGCGCGGAGATCCAGCAGATGCGCAAGACCGCCGTCGCCCAGTACCAGGGCGAGAAGGGCCTCCAGGCGGCCGTGCTCCAGGAGCGCTGGCTCGCCCCCGGCCAGATCGACGCCTTCCTGCGCGAGCAGATCCAGCTGACCAAGCTCGCCCAGGCCCTCGGCGCCGACCCGAGCACCCCGGAAGGCACCAAGGCCATGGGCGAGGCGCTGACCAAGGCGTCCGAGGCGCTGAAGGTCGACGTCAACCCGCGCTTCGGCAAGTGGAACGACCAGCAGATCCAGCTCGCCGACTACAAGGCGCCCTGGATCACCCAGGTCACCAAGCCCGCCCAGTCGGCCGCGGAGGCCGGGGCCTGA
- a CDS encoding GtrA family protein, giving the protein MTIKAQLARFALVGAVNTGTYYGCYLLLLRVLPYLAAHALAFALSMTGSFFLTSYVTYRTRPTWRKFLLFPLTNAANFAVTTGGVYLLVDLAGFSSRYAPLLAAAAAIPVTFVVSRTIMLRPDTPPKPVERTG; this is encoded by the coding sequence ATGACCATCAAGGCACAACTGGCACGTTTCGCCCTCGTCGGAGCGGTGAACACCGGCACGTACTACGGCTGCTACCTCCTGCTCCTGCGCGTACTGCCCTACCTCGCCGCGCACGCCCTCGCCTTCGCGCTCAGCATGACCGGCTCCTTCTTCCTCACCTCGTACGTCACCTACCGCACCCGCCCCACCTGGCGGAAGTTCCTCCTCTTCCCGCTCACCAACGCGGCGAACTTCGCCGTCACCACCGGCGGCGTCTACCTGCTGGTCGACCTGGCCGGATTCAGCAGCCGCTACGCCCCGCTGCTCGCGGCCGCGGCCGCCATTCCGGTCACCTTCGTGGTCTCGCGCACGATCATGCTGCGGCCGGACACACCGCCGAAACCGGTCGAACGCACGGGCTGA
- a CDS encoding glycosyltransferase family 2 protein, translating to MLISLVVPCFNEEEILERFHERVTDEMSRLGHAFQVVYVDDGSADRTLPVIRELAAADPRVRYVSFSRNFGKEAAMLAGLQHAEGDAVVLMDADLQHPPELVGRMLQEHARGHDQVIARRTRAGDRVTRTLTARAYYRLINRLIDVELVDGVGDFRLLSRRAADAVLSLTEYNRFSKGLFAWVGFPTTTFSYDNAAREQGRSAWTFGKLLNYGLDGLLSFNNKPLRAALYLGLLLTSLALAYAAWIVGVALVRGVDTPGYVTLLVVVTALAGVQMVLAGVVGEYVGRIYYEVKGRPHYLVKATNTHLRRPAPGPGPSPEPETREFVRR from the coding sequence GTGCTGATCTCGCTGGTGGTGCCTTGTTTCAACGAGGAAGAGATCCTCGAACGCTTCCATGAACGCGTCACGGACGAAATGTCCCGGCTGGGCCACGCGTTCCAGGTGGTGTACGTGGACGACGGAAGCGCGGACCGGACCCTCCCGGTCATCAGGGAACTGGCCGCCGCCGACCCCCGCGTCCGGTACGTCTCCTTCAGCCGCAACTTCGGCAAGGAAGCCGCCATGCTGGCCGGCCTCCAGCACGCCGAGGGGGACGCCGTCGTCCTCATGGACGCCGACCTCCAGCACCCGCCCGAACTCGTCGGCCGCATGCTCCAGGAGCACGCCCGCGGCCACGACCAGGTCATCGCCCGCCGCACCCGGGCCGGCGACCGCGTCACCCGCACCCTCACCGCGCGCGCCTACTACCGCCTGATCAACCGGCTCATCGACGTCGAACTCGTCGACGGAGTCGGCGACTTCCGGCTGCTCTCGCGCCGCGCGGCCGACGCCGTGCTCTCCCTCACCGAGTACAACCGCTTCTCCAAGGGCCTCTTCGCCTGGGTCGGCTTCCCCACCACCACGTTCAGCTACGACAACGCAGCACGCGAACAGGGCCGCTCCGCCTGGACCTTCGGCAAACTCCTGAACTACGGCCTGGACGGGCTGCTCTCCTTCAACAACAAGCCCCTGCGCGCCGCCCTCTACCTCGGCCTGCTCCTGACCTCCCTCGCCCTGGCCTACGCCGCCTGGATCGTCGGCGTCGCCCTCGTGCGAGGCGTCGACACCCCCGGATACGTCACCCTGCTCGTCGTCGTCACCGCCCTCGCCGGCGTCCAGATGGTGCTGGCCGGAGTGGTCGGCGAATACGTCGGCCGCATCTACTACGAGGTCAAGGGCCGCCCGCACTACCTGGTGAAGGCGACCAACACCCACCTCCGCAGGCCCGCGCCCGGCCCCGGACCCAGCCCCGAGCCGGAGACCCGGGAATTCGTACGACGATGA